The following are encoded in a window of Longimicrobiaceae bacterium genomic DNA:
- the mscL gene encoding large conductance mechanosensitive channel protein MscL, translating into MLQEFRKFIARGNVIDLAVGIVIGAAFTSVVNSFVNDVLMPPIGVLTGGVDFSNLYINLSGGEYASLAEAQEAGAATINYGLFLNSVISFLIVGWAIFLIVQAYNRIRTTEEAAPPAPTEKDCPHCLMRIPLNATRCGHCTSDLSASSAGPATV; encoded by the coding sequence ATGCTCCAGGAGTTCAGGAAGTTTATTGCCCGCGGGAATGTCATCGATCTGGCTGTAGGTATCGTGATCGGAGCCGCGTTCACTTCGGTGGTGAACAGCTTCGTGAACGACGTGCTGATGCCCCCGATCGGAGTGCTCACCGGAGGGGTGGATTTCAGCAACCTCTACATCAACCTCTCAGGGGGAGAGTACGCCTCCCTGGCGGAGGCGCAGGAGGCAGGTGCAGCGACGATCAACTACGGGCTTTTCCTGAACAGTGTCATCAGCTTCCTGATCGTCGGCTGGGCAATATTCCTGATCGTTCAGGCATACAACAGGATCCGCACGACCGAGGAAGCGGCACCTCCGGCGCCCACGGAGAAGGACTGCCCGCACTGCCTCATGCGGATTCCCTTGAACGCGACCCGCTGCGGACACTGCACGTCAGACCTGTCCGCGAGCTCCGCCGGGCCCGCGACCGTCTGA
- a CDS encoding HlyD family efflux transporter periplasmic adaptor subunit, producing MQDLEPFDPDRLDLYLRRWGDGGGAIYGAILGLIVLVIAAIPLIEVPVSLRAAGILRSRAETQTLVAPVGGWIRWVRRAEDRKVGAGDTLLVLDRPELAQRAAVLAARREELHRELRDLEALVAGARGSTRTPALTSPRYAAERRHFDDESALLRGRLEAAIRERDRVEALASLGLAPAAEAEAVAARVRALRDESELLRSEALSRWQEALAAAREALRSLELEELELRQERGRLVIVAPSSGDLDTLHAFATGSYVAPGEPVARLTPVSALIAELYLDPGQLGSVRPGSPARLQVTSLASGRGGSLRGRVYDIAPQAVQIGGQVMGRLRVRPEAEAWEISDLLGPLRRGMLVTARLPVGRRSLWSLLRGRVEALPGVPTAASVPLRSAG from the coding sequence ATGCAAGACCTGGAGCCGTTCGACCCGGACCGGCTGGACCTCTACCTCCGGCGCTGGGGAGACGGGGGCGGCGCCATCTACGGCGCCATCCTCGGGCTGATCGTCCTGGTGATCGCCGCGATTCCGCTGATCGAGGTGCCAGTGTCCCTGCGGGCGGCGGGCATACTGCGGAGTCGGGCGGAGACGCAGACACTCGTGGCGCCGGTCGGAGGATGGATTCGCTGGGTCCGCCGGGCGGAGGACCGCAAGGTCGGGGCGGGTGACACGCTGCTCGTGCTGGATCGGCCGGAGCTCGCCCAGCGCGCCGCGGTCCTGGCGGCCCGCCGGGAGGAGCTCCATCGCGAGCTGCGGGACTTGGAGGCCTTGGTCGCGGGGGCCCGCGGGTCGACGCGCACGCCTGCGCTCACGAGTCCGCGCTATGCTGCGGAGCGCCGTCACTTCGATGACGAGTCAGCGCTCCTGCGGGGCCGGCTCGAAGCGGCGATACGGGAGCGAGATCGGGTCGAAGCGCTGGCCTCACTCGGGTTGGCACCGGCCGCGGAGGCAGAAGCAGTCGCGGCCCGAGTTCGTGCCCTGCGAGACGAGTCGGAGCTATTGCGGTCGGAGGCGCTCTCCCGTTGGCAGGAAGCGCTGGCTGCCGCCCGCGAGGCGCTGCGCTCGCTGGAGCTGGAGGAGTTGGAGCTGAGGCAGGAGCGGGGCCGTCTGGTGATCGTTGCTCCGTCCTCGGGTGACCTCGATACGCTGCACGCGTTCGCGACCGGGAGCTACGTCGCGCCCGGAGAGCCGGTCGCCCGGCTCACCCCCGTCTCGGCGCTGATCGCCGAGCTGTACCTCGATCCGGGCCAGCTAGGATCCGTCCGGCCAGGGTCCCCCGCCCGCCTCCAGGTAACCAGCCTTGCCTCCGGCCGGGGGGGCAGCCTGCGGGGCCGGGTTTACGACATCGCACCTCAGGCGGTGCAGATCGGTGGCCAGGTGATGGGGCGGTTGCGGGTACGGCCGGAAGCGGAAGCGTGGGAGATCTCCGACCTGCTGGGCCCGCTCCGCCGCGGCATGCTGGTCACTGCTCGACTGCCGGTGGGACGCCGATCGCTCTGGAGCCTCCTGCGCGGGCGGGTGGAGGCGCTACCCGGGGTACCCACCGCCGCCTCCGTTCCACTGCGAAGCGCCGGTTGA
- a CDS encoding peptidase domain-containing ABC transporter: MLTRRIPRVRQHDVTDCGAACICSVARYFGVDAPIARIRQLAGTDQEGTSLRGMIRAAEALGVAARGVRAAAHALPSVPLPCIAHLRDKRGAMHFVVVYRVTDRVIVVMDPADGAVHRLRRAAFAERWTGILLLLARERTAPPVATDKSGTLSRFWRLASPHQRAMVEAMLGAIAYTILGLATAVFVQTVVDLVIPEGNRRLLDLLTLAMIILVAAQVYIRTVKDSLVLQTGQKLDAALLQGYFEHLLTLPQRFYDTMRVGEIVSRLNDAVKVRHFLNEVAVDLLVNTLVIVSSFALMLVYSWRLALLVGLSVPLYIVIYAASNRLNRRNQRRTMEAAADFEAHVVETVGAVRTIRALGLERHSALQAERRLVRLLRPIYAVGRTAVLSGSVGEFVTRISTIALLWFGTRLALQDSLTAGELMSFYTLNGHLTMPVLAVIAANRQVQDALIAAERLFDILDLEREVDTGVVTLGRGSLGDIRFKDVHFRYGSRPPLFRGLDLSIPQGCITAVVGESGSGKSTLAALLQRIHLPESGRILFGEVDIRYIRRESLQQRVAVVPQEVVLFSGTLLDNLLPGETHPDLRRLQEVLGRVGLRDLEENLPGGLFTPVGERGYALSGGQRQRVAIARALYRNPEILVLDEATSGLDAESEALVHETMRRLAAEGGTVVLITHRLTSARTAEHILVIARGSLVEEGSHQTLLAHDGLYRRLWLVQTGGTTRYAMP; encoded by the coding sequence ATGCTCACCCGGCGGATTCCGCGAGTCCGTCAGCATGACGTGACGGACTGTGGGGCGGCGTGCATCTGCTCCGTTGCCCGGTACTTCGGAGTCGACGCACCGATTGCACGCATCCGCCAGTTGGCCGGTACCGACCAGGAAGGAACCAGCCTCCGGGGGATGATCCGGGCAGCCGAAGCGCTCGGCGTGGCCGCCCGTGGAGTGCGGGCCGCGGCGCACGCCCTTCCCTCGGTCCCTCTCCCGTGCATCGCCCACCTGCGCGACAAGCGCGGCGCGATGCATTTCGTGGTGGTCTACCGGGTGACCGACCGCGTGATTGTGGTGATGGACCCCGCGGATGGCGCGGTGCATCGGCTCCGACGAGCGGCCTTCGCCGAACGATGGACCGGGATCCTGCTTCTTCTCGCCAGAGAACGGACGGCCCCTCCGGTAGCGACCGACAAGTCCGGTACCCTGAGCAGGTTCTGGAGACTGGCCTCTCCCCACCAGCGAGCGATGGTGGAGGCCATGCTCGGCGCCATCGCCTATACCATCCTCGGCCTCGCCACCGCCGTGTTCGTGCAGACGGTCGTCGACCTGGTGATCCCGGAGGGTAACCGCAGGCTGCTCGATCTCCTGACCCTGGCGATGATCATCCTGGTGGCCGCGCAGGTCTACATCCGCACCGTCAAGGATTCGCTCGTTCTGCAAACCGGACAGAAGCTCGACGCGGCTCTGCTCCAGGGCTACTTCGAGCACCTGCTCACCCTGCCGCAGCGCTTCTACGACACCATGCGGGTCGGCGAGATCGTTTCACGTCTCAATGACGCGGTGAAGGTCCGGCATTTCCTGAACGAGGTCGCCGTCGATCTGCTGGTGAACACGCTGGTGATCGTCTCCTCCTTCGCTCTGATGCTGGTCTACTCGTGGCGCCTCGCGCTGCTGGTGGGTCTTTCCGTGCCGCTTTACATCGTAATCTACGCCGCATCCAACCGGCTGAACCGGCGCAACCAGCGTCGCACGATGGAGGCGGCGGCCGACTTCGAGGCGCACGTGGTCGAAACCGTTGGCGCCGTGCGGACCATTCGAGCGCTCGGTCTCGAGCGGCACTCCGCACTCCAGGCGGAACGGCGCCTGGTACGCTTGCTCCGCCCGATTTACGCGGTAGGAAGGACCGCGGTGCTTTCCGGCAGTGTGGGAGAGTTCGTCACCCGCATCAGCACGATTGCTCTGCTCTGGTTCGGTACCCGACTGGCCCTGCAGGATTCGCTGACGGCCGGCGAGCTCATGTCCTTCTACACGCTCAACGGACACCTCACCATGCCGGTTCTTGCCGTGATCGCCGCCAACCGGCAGGTGCAGGATGCTCTCATCGCCGCCGAGCGACTCTTCGACATTCTGGACCTCGAGCGGGAGGTGGACACGGGTGTCGTGACCCTCGGGAGGGGCAGTCTGGGGGACATCCGTTTCAAGGACGTGCACTTCCGCTATGGCAGCCGACCCCCCCTGTTTCGCGGTCTGGACCTTTCCATTCCGCAGGGGTGCATTACGGCGGTCGTGGGGGAGAGTGGCTCGGGCAAGAGCACGCTCGCCGCCCTCCTCCAGCGGATTCATCTGCCGGAGTCGGGCAGGATCCTCTTCGGGGAAGTGGACATACGCTACATCCGGCGTGAGTCGCTCCAGCAGCGGGTCGCCGTGGTCCCGCAGGAGGTGGTGCTCTTCAGCGGGACCCTTCTGGACAACCTGCTTCCCGGCGAGACGCATCCGGACCTGCGGAGGCTGCAGGAAGTGCTCGGCAGGGTGGGGCTGCGAGACTTAGAGGAGAACCTGCCGGGCGGCCTCTTCACGCCGGTGGGAGAGCGCGGATACGCACTTTCCGGCGGTCAGCGTCAGCGAGTGGCGATCGCGCGTGCCCTCTACCGCAATCCCGAGATACTCGTCCTGGACGAAGCCACTTCGGGTCTCGACGCGGAATCCGAGGCGCTGGTCCACGAAACGATGCGCCGTCTGGCCGCCGAGGGAGGGACGGTGGTTCTGATCACTCACCGGCTCACGAGCGCGAGGACGGCGGAGCACATCCTCGTGATTGCCAGGGGCAGCCTCGTGGAGGAGGGCTCGCACCAGACTCTCCTCGCCCACGACGGGCTCTATCGGCGGCTGTGGCTGGTACAGACCGGCGGAACAACCCGGTATGCGATGCCCTGA
- a CDS encoding shikimate kinase, producing the protein MTPGRRAPDTRLPPIERIVLLGFMCSGKSTVAAALARRLEWRLADFDVEIERRDGRPIARIVDEEGEEYLRSREAELTDELATAEGVVLAPGGGWITQPELLQRIRPGTLSIWLRVTPEETVRRLLSDDIDRPLLDHPDPEAAVAEILAEREPLYRLADVAVPAEGRSAEEVAFEIEQLARTRGVVRGR; encoded by the coding sequence GTGACGCCCGGACGACGAGCCCCCGATACGCGGCTGCCTCCGATCGAGAGGATCGTGCTGCTGGGGTTCATGTGCTCCGGCAAGAGCACCGTCGCCGCGGCGCTGGCTCGCAGGCTCGAGTGGCGGCTGGCCGATTTCGACGTCGAGATCGAGCGACGCGACGGACGGCCGATCGCGCGCATCGTCGACGAAGAAGGCGAGGAGTACCTCCGCTCGCGGGAGGCCGAGTTAACCGATGAGCTGGCGACCGCCGAGGGGGTGGTGCTGGCTCCGGGGGGCGGCTGGATCACACAGCCCGAGCTGCTCCAGCGCATCCGCCCCGGCACCCTCTCCATCTGGCTTCGCGTCACACCGGAAGAGACCGTGCGGCGGCTGCTGAGCGACGACATCGACCGCCCACTGCTCGACCACCCCGATCCCGAAGCAGCAGTTGCCGAGATCCTCGCCGAACGCGAACCGCTCTACCGGCTGGCAGACGTAGCGGTACCTGCGGAAGGACGCTCAGCGGAGGAAGTGGCGTTCGAGATCGAGCAGCTGGCGAGGACCAGGGGCGTCGTGCGCGGCCGCTGA
- the gyrA gene encoding DNA gyrase subunit A, whose product MAKQRDRVVLRMIEDEMKKSFLDYSMSVIVQRALPDVRDGLKPVHRRILYSMHEAGLTPDRPFKKSATVVGDVLGRYHPHGDTAVYEALVRMVQDFSLRYPLVEGQGNFGSIDGDGAAAYRYTEARLSAVAMEMLADIERNTVDFVPNFDDRLQEPAVLPARLPNLLVNGSSGIAVGMSTNIPPHNLREVVRAALHLLDHPDCTVQDLMRFVPGPDFPTGALIVGREGIEKAYETGRGRIVMQARVQKETRRGGREQLAVTEIPYATSKARILEQIVDLAKKGRISDVSDLRDESDRDGIRVVIELKRGADAQKVLRSLLKWTSLQSTFGVIALALDNGVPREFTLKEMLERFRDHRVEVIVRRSRWELEKARDEAHVLEGLIVAVKNIEEVVRIIRGSRDRAHAAERLRSRFELSERQADAILQMRLHRLTTLESRELRERLAGLTRRIRELEALLESPQKQLEEVRRELEELAERYGDARRTRILDAREAARLEDLEAEEEVIVTVSHEGFVKQTPMYLYQRRMGSGKALAGMERYENDYLEHVFVATSTETLMFLTADGQAYWLPVADIPEAGRTSRGRALQQLLGLSRDGRVVALLSPGRLAGDARLVFMTERGLVKRTRLDQFSSQRSGGVIAINLRRGDRLFDVQVSDGTADVVLVSRAGRVIRFSEAEVSEVGRVAQGVRGIKLASGDSLVGAVVTRHLTSLCLVTDKGFVHRLSLEDFSLQGRDGMGVVAVKLDGGTGKVVGAKELLPEDELMVVLASGGTVRLRADQIPETPRGGRGERLVEVARGDRVVEVTRVGGQGGEDDAARRATGEGSADEASVDDDLDEAEEDSPSGALDSDEEEIAVVAVDRDEDQTGGDIDANAPRLRGEESPTEGGRGRRRSDQFDLLGD is encoded by the coding sequence GTGGCGAAGCAGAGAGACCGCGTAGTGTTGCGGATGATCGAGGACGAGATGAAGAAGTCGTTCCTCGATTACTCCATGAGCGTGATCGTGCAGCGTGCCCTGCCGGACGTGCGTGACGGGTTGAAGCCGGTGCACCGGCGGATCCTCTACTCGATGCACGAGGCGGGGCTCACGCCCGATCGACCGTTCAAGAAGTCCGCGACGGTGGTGGGGGACGTGCTCGGCCGCTATCACCCGCACGGCGACACCGCGGTCTACGAAGCCCTGGTGCGCATGGTCCAGGACTTCAGTCTGCGCTACCCGCTGGTCGAGGGACAGGGGAACTTCGGGTCGATCGATGGCGATGGGGCCGCGGCCTACCGCTACACCGAGGCGCGCCTCTCGGCGGTGGCGATGGAGATGCTCGCCGACATCGAGCGAAATACCGTCGACTTCGTCCCCAACTTCGACGACCGCCTGCAGGAGCCCGCGGTCCTGCCCGCGCGCCTTCCGAACCTGCTGGTGAACGGGTCGAGCGGTATCGCAGTGGGGATGAGCACCAACATTCCGCCGCACAACTTGCGGGAAGTGGTGAGGGCGGCGCTCCATCTCCTGGACCACCCGGACTGTACGGTTCAGGATCTGATGCGCTTCGTCCCCGGTCCGGACTTTCCCACGGGTGCCCTGATCGTGGGCCGCGAGGGAATCGAGAAGGCGTACGAGACCGGCCGAGGGCGCATCGTGATGCAGGCGCGGGTGCAGAAGGAAACGCGCCGGGGTGGACGTGAGCAGCTGGCCGTAACCGAGATCCCCTACGCCACGAGCAAAGCCCGGATCCTGGAACAGATCGTCGATCTGGCCAAGAAGGGGCGTATTTCGGACGTCTCCGATCTGCGCGATGAATCCGATCGCGACGGTATCCGGGTCGTCATCGAGCTGAAGCGCGGTGCGGACGCTCAGAAGGTCCTGCGCTCGCTGCTGAAATGGACGTCGTTGCAGAGCACCTTCGGGGTGATCGCTCTGGCGCTCGACAACGGCGTGCCGCGCGAATTCACCCTGAAGGAGATGCTGGAGCGCTTCCGCGACCACCGCGTCGAGGTGATCGTGCGGCGCTCGCGCTGGGAGCTGGAGAAGGCCCGCGACGAGGCGCACGTGCTGGAAGGGCTGATCGTGGCGGTGAAGAACATCGAGGAGGTGGTGCGCATCATCCGCGGCTCGCGCGACCGCGCTCACGCGGCGGAACGCCTGCGGTCGCGGTTCGAGCTGTCCGAGCGGCAGGCCGACGCCATTCTGCAGATGCGGCTCCACCGGCTGACGACGCTGGAAAGCCGCGAGCTCAGGGAGCGTCTCGCCGGGCTCACCCGCCGGATCCGCGAGCTGGAAGCCCTGCTGGAAAGCCCTCAGAAACAGCTGGAAGAGGTGCGGCGCGAGCTGGAAGAGCTGGCGGAGCGCTACGGCGACGCCCGGCGGACCCGCATCTTGGATGCGCGCGAGGCTGCCCGTCTCGAGGATCTCGAGGCGGAGGAAGAGGTGATCGTGACGGTCAGCCACGAGGGCTTCGTGAAGCAGACTCCGATGTACCTCTACCAGCGACGCATGGGCTCGGGTAAGGCGCTGGCGGGAATGGAGCGGTACGAGAACGACTACCTCGAGCACGTCTTCGTCGCCACCAGCACCGAAACCCTGATGTTCCTGACCGCAGACGGCCAGGCCTACTGGCTGCCCGTGGCCGACATTCCCGAAGCGGGACGAACGTCGCGGGGGCGGGCGCTACAGCAGCTACTGGGGCTGTCGCGCGACGGCCGGGTCGTCGCCCTGCTCTCACCCGGGCGGCTGGCGGGCGATGCCCGCCTCGTGTTCATGACCGAACGGGGGCTGGTCAAGCGGACGCGGCTAGACCAGTTCAGTAGCCAGCGATCCGGGGGTGTGATCGCCATCAACTTGAGGAGGGGGGACCGGCTATTCGACGTGCAGGTCTCCGACGGCACGGCTGACGTGGTGCTGGTGAGCCGCGCCGGCCGCGTGATCCGCTTTTCGGAGGCGGAGGTCAGCGAGGTCGGGCGAGTGGCGCAGGGGGTCCGCGGGATCAAGCTGGCATCGGGAGACAGCCTCGTCGGCGCGGTGGTCACGCGGCACCTCACCTCCCTCTGCCTGGTCACCGACAAGGGGTTCGTGCATCGCCTCTCGCTGGAGGATTTCTCGCTGCAGGGGCGCGACGGAATGGGCGTGGTGGCGGTGAAACTCGATGGCGGGACGGGCAAGGTGGTGGGCGCGAAGGAGCTGCTTCCGGAAGACGAGCTGATGGTGGTGCTCGCCTCCGGCGGGACGGTTCGGCTGCGAGCCGACCAGATCCCGGAGACCCCTCGCGGCGGGCGCGGCGAGAGGCTCGTGGAGGTAGCCCGGGGCGACCGCGTGGTCGAGGTGACGCGAGTCGGGGGTCAGGGTGGGGAAGACGATGCCGCGCGTCGTGCCACCGGAGAGGGCTCAGCAGACGAGGCCTCGGTAGACGACGACCTCGATGAGGCGGAAGAGGATTCGCCGTCGGGGGCGCTCGACTCTGACGAGGAGGAGATCGCCGTGGTGGCGGTCGATCGCGACGAAGACCAAACGGGTGGCGACATCGACGCGAATGCTCCTCGGCTACGTGGAGAAGAGAGCCCGACCGAGGGTGGTCGCGGCCGCCGTCGCTCCGATCAGTTCGACCTGCTCGGGGACTGA
- a CDS encoding 4-hydroxy-3-methylbut-2-enyl diphosphate reductase: MQTSYFRRGFGLSKEVEPLVRAEYHSALVARIRAAGNVETFGSGPHRVTIRLANSFGFCYGVDRAVDYAYQTRTHFPDRRIFLVGEIIHNPHVNRRLQDMGITFLYPAPEGDAAGKFDFSMIQPEDVVILPAFGVTLQDFERLKEIGCSVVDTTCGSVLNVWKRVEQYARDGFTALIHGKYLHEETKATASQVFKHPGGQYLIVFDMAEARLVMDYIERKPGALSREAFLEHFAAKTSPGFDPDVHLTRIGCANQTTMLAGESLAIAAEMGKALERRYGGDPGFRLEDHFRSFDTICSATQERQDAVVEMMEDPAGPPDVMVVIGGYNSSNTNHLAVICARHTTTYHIADADRIDPERGTIRFKPAGTPLDTPEVEAEDWLTPGPIVVGLTAGASTPNNKIGEAIERLLGTRGIEIPQAA, encoded by the coding sequence ATGCAAACGAGCTACTTCCGCCGGGGGTTCGGACTCAGTAAAGAGGTCGAACCGCTGGTACGGGCGGAATATCACAGCGCTCTGGTGGCACGGATTCGGGCGGCGGGGAACGTGGAAACGTTCGGCAGCGGCCCGCATCGCGTGACCATCCGGCTGGCGAATTCTTTCGGGTTCTGCTACGGGGTGGACCGGGCGGTGGATTATGCCTACCAGACCCGTACGCACTTTCCTGACCGGCGCATCTTCCTGGTGGGCGAGATCATCCACAACCCTCACGTCAACCGACGATTGCAGGATATGGGAATCACCTTTCTGTATCCTGCCCCTGAGGGAGACGCCGCGGGGAAGTTCGACTTCAGCATGATCCAACCCGAGGACGTGGTAATTCTGCCAGCCTTCGGGGTGACCCTGCAGGACTTCGAGCGACTGAAGGAGATCGGGTGTTCTGTGGTGGACACCACCTGCGGGAGTGTGCTGAACGTCTGGAAGCGCGTCGAGCAGTACGCCCGCGATGGCTTCACGGCCCTGATCCACGGGAAGTATCTGCACGAAGAGACGAAGGCCACGGCGAGCCAGGTCTTCAAGCATCCGGGAGGTCAGTATCTGATCGTCTTCGACATGGCGGAGGCTCGCCTGGTGATGGACTACATCGAGCGCAAGCCGGGTGCGCTCAGCCGGGAAGCCTTCCTCGAGCATTTCGCGGCGAAGACTTCGCCTGGTTTCGATCCGGACGTGCACCTGACGCGGATCGGGTGCGCGAATCAGACGACCATGCTGGCAGGAGAGTCGCTGGCCATCGCCGCCGAGATGGGAAAGGCGCTCGAGCGCCGCTACGGTGGCGATCCAGGTTTTCGGCTCGAGGACCATTTCAGGTCCTTCGACACGATCTGTTCCGCCACGCAGGAGCGACAGGACGCGGTGGTCGAGATGATGGAGGATCCGGCCGGTCCACCGGACGTGATGGTGGTGATCGGCGGGTACAATTCCTCCAACACCAACCACCTGGCAGTCATCTGCGCCCGCCATACGACGACCTACCACATCGCCGATGCCGATCGCATCGATCCGGAGCGGGGCACGATCCGCTTCAAGCCGGCCGGCACGCCGCTGGACACGCCCGAGGTCGAGGCCGAGGACTGGCTGACTCCGGGTCCGATCGTGGTCGGTCTTACGGCGGGGGCTTCCACGCCGAACAACAAGATCGGAGAGGCGATTGAAAGGTTGCTGGGCACGCGCGGGATCGAGATTCCTCAGGCCGCCTAG
- a CDS encoding sulfotransferase domain-containing protein: MSADALICSHPRSGGRWLRYLIAHYLAAHHQLGLEVTPREVFTVVPDHHEDPVRGYPAYGFRGRVEVPLVAVCHQPYSWELHRGYPVVFLARNAYDVMVSAYHHLAHQKGEYIGSMREFIRHPRLGLPAWIEYFNRWAPKLLTHRDALLLSYRDLSADSAETLARVVRFLNHDPDPVLVAAAVESADRLRSGRDIKTGQEGNFWDHLQPDEIFDIQEEVGRGLSEFSVCLLHKMGVEVDPFPREEV; this comes from the coding sequence ATGTCCGCGGACGCGCTGATCTGTTCGCACCCGCGTAGCGGCGGACGGTGGCTGCGATACCTGATCGCCCATTATCTCGCGGCGCACCACCAGCTGGGGCTGGAGGTGACGCCGCGAGAGGTCTTTACGGTCGTCCCGGACCACCACGAGGATCCCGTGCGCGGCTACCCCGCCTATGGCTTCCGAGGTCGCGTGGAGGTCCCGCTCGTGGCGGTGTGTCACCAGCCGTACAGTTGGGAGTTGCACCGGGGATATCCGGTGGTCTTTCTGGCGCGCAATGCCTACGACGTGATGGTGAGCGCCTACCATCACCTCGCGCACCAGAAGGGGGAGTACATCGGGTCGATGCGGGAGTTCATCCGTCACCCCCGGCTAGGATTGCCAGCCTGGATCGAGTACTTCAACCGCTGGGCTCCGAAGCTGCTCACCCATCGCGATGCGCTGCTCCTTTCTTATCGAGACCTCTCCGCCGATTCCGCCGAGACGCTTGCGCGCGTTGTTCGCTTCCTGAATCACGATCCTGATCCCGTTCTGGTCGCCGCGGCCGTGGAGAGCGCGGACCGGCTGCGCAGTGGCCGCGACATCAAGACGGGCCAGGAAGGGAACTTCTGGGATCACCTCCAGCCCGACGAGATCTTCGACATCCAGGAGGAGGTGGGGCGAGGCCTGTCGGAGTTCTCCGTCTGCCTGCTGCACAAGATGGGCGTGGAGGTGGATCCGTTTCCACGAGAGGAAGTTTAG
- a CDS encoding nuclear transport factor 2 family protein, translating into MERTPEEYFDNTSSIEAERAAAVDEVRARLLAFVGAVSRGSATEAMIALNPASTVQLVAPRELELNGGASVREVVEGWVTTPVSVHVQEVEVDVAPDGQAAWFRMVVEAPGASPEPTLYHATGTYVRDAGLWELVQAHISGPVTTDSLSSLPDSAATPEEGE; encoded by the coding sequence GTGGAGCGCACCCCGGAGGAGTACTTCGACAACACCAGCTCGATCGAGGCGGAGCGCGCGGCGGCGGTCGACGAGGTGCGGGCTCGTCTCCTGGCCTTTGTCGGGGCGGTCTCCCGCGGGTCGGCGACGGAGGCGATGATCGCCTTAAACCCGGCCAGCACAGTGCAGTTGGTCGCGCCGCGCGAGCTGGAGCTCAATGGCGGGGCCTCGGTTCGCGAGGTGGTCGAGGGGTGGGTCACCACGCCGGTTTCGGTACACGTCCAGGAGGTGGAGGTGGACGTGGCACCCGACGGCCAGGCCGCCTGGTTTCGGATGGTGGTGGAGGCGCCCGGCGCCTCCCCTGAGCCGACCCTCTACCACGCGACGGGAACCTATGTAAGAGATGCCGGGCTATGGGAGCTGGTTCAGGCCCACATCTCCGGCCCCGTCACGACTGACTCTCTGTCGAGTCTGCCGGACTCGGCCGCCACGCCGGAGGAAGGCGAATAG
- a CDS encoding transglycosylase domain-containing protein gives MARFRKQRGKRLGGEPPRGRMRWASGRRAAPSPPPTAALGVLALGLFVLGIVGGYTFAVDRQLQGGILRQRREAASRPDWVELRQLPAYVPEAFLAVVEPELLARSGMRPTPNGPSLAGELIRQIHLLPDNIIGESRERLMAPVLERRLSETQLLELYLNRVYLGEQHGYPIFGIYHAAREYFGKSPGDLTLGEAATLAGLLLEPRIEDPQSRVGAVGARRNEVLEVLRLAELISEEEFREALAEPLGFQPGLEQMPMTRPSDWGRGPDTIRLPPAWRPSPADSTESQS, from the coding sequence GTGGCGAGGTTTCGTAAGCAGCGGGGAAAGCGATTGGGGGGCGAGCCACCTCGCGGGCGCATGCGCTGGGCCTCCGGGCGCCGCGCCGCACCGAGCCCGCCACCGACCGCTGCGCTGGGCGTCCTTGCCCTCGGGTTGTTCGTGCTGGGGATCGTGGGCGGGTACACGTTCGCCGTCGACCGCCAGCTCCAGGGAGGGATTCTCCGACAGCGTCGGGAGGCCGCCTCTCGACCCGACTGGGTGGAGCTACGGCAGCTCCCTGCCTACGTGCCAGAAGCTTTTCTCGCGGTGGTAGAGCCCGAGCTACTCGCCCGGAGCGGCATGCGCCCGACCCCGAACGGCCCGTCTCTCGCCGGCGAGCTGATCCGACAGATACACCTCCTCCCCGATAACATCATCGGCGAGTCACGCGAGCGACTTATGGCCCCGGTGCTGGAGAGGCGTCTGAGCGAGACGCAGCTGCTCGAGCTCTATCTGAACCGCGTATACCTGGGAGAACAGCACGGCTATCCGATCTTCGGAATCTATCACGCAGCGCGAGAATACTTCGGCAAATCGCCTGGCGACCTCACGCTCGGGGAGGCAGCCACGCTCGCGGGGCTCCTGCTCGAGCCGCGCATCGAGGATCCGCAGAGCCGTGTCGGCGCCGTGGGGGCGCGACGTAACGAAGTGCTGGAGGTGCTCCGCTTGGCAGAGTTGATCAGTGAGGAAGAGTTCCGCGAGGCGCTAGCTGAGCCCCTGGGGTTTCAGCCAGGGCTGGAGCAGATGCCAATGACCCGCCCGTCGGACTGGGGCCGCGGACCCGACACTATTCGCCTTCCTCCGGCGTGGCGGCCGAGTCCGGCAGACTCGACAGAGAGTCAGTCGTGA